One part of the Bacteroidota bacterium genome encodes these proteins:
- a CDS encoding DUF502 domain-containing protein: protein MKQIIQYFFRGLLFTVPISIVVYVIYSIFIIIGAGLNAAGITVHPAIDPLIGLIGLIVLILIFGVLGSTIFFKPFFLIIESVIAKAPLINTFYSSLKDLMSALVGSKKKFNQPVLVKLSKEMGVEKLGFITREDLTDLNIAKDKVAVYLPHSFNFSGNLFIVPKENVTVIHTPSAEIMKFIVSGGISEITKG, encoded by the coding sequence ATGAAACAAATTATACAGTATTTTTTCAGGGGACTTTTGTTTACTGTACCCATTTCCATTGTTGTTTATGTAATTTATTCAATTTTTATCATTATTGGAGCCGGGCTTAATGCAGCAGGCATTACTGTTCATCCTGCAATTGATCCTTTAATTGGTTTGATTGGCCTTATAGTGTTGATTTTGATTTTTGGAGTGCTTGGAAGCACTATCTTTTTTAAGCCATTTTTTCTTATTATCGAATCAGTTATTGCCAAGGCGCCCCTTATTAATACTTTTTATTCCTCCCTGAAAGACTTAATGTCTGCCCTGGTTGGGTCAAAAAAGAAATTCAACCAACCGGTTCTTGTTAAATTAAGTAAGGAAATGGGCGTTGAAAAATTGGGATTTATTACAAGGGAGGATTTAACCGACCTAAACATAGCCAAAGATAAAGTTGCTGTTTATCTTCCTCATTCATTTAATTTTTCAGGTAATTTGTTCATTGTTCCAAAAGAAAACGTTACCGTTATTCATACTCCATCTGCAGAAATCATGAAATTCATAGTCTCAGGAGGCATCTCAGAAATAACAAAAGGATGA
- a CDS encoding MmcQ/YjbR family DNA-binding protein: MNIEVFREYCLSKKGVTEDFPFDSVTLVFKVMGKIFALTDVNNFESINLKCDPEKAIELREQYPGVRPGYHMNKKHWNTINNEPPIAHNILFSWIDHSYELVSSGLTKAQKQVLQTL, translated from the coding sequence ATGAATATTGAGGTTTTTAGAGAATATTGTTTATCCAAAAAAGGTGTAACCGAAGATTTTCCTTTTGATTCTGTTACCCTTGTTTTTAAAGTAATGGGTAAAATTTTTGCTTTAACAGATGTTAATAATTTTGAAAGCATTAACCTTAAATGCGATCCTGAAAAGGCAATTGAACTAAGAGAACAATATCCTGGCGTAAGGCCTGGATATCATATGAATAAAAAACATTGGAATACAATCAATAATGAACCGCCGATTGCGCATAATATACTTTTCTCCTGGATTGATCACTCCTATGAGTTGGTTTCATCAGGCTTAACAAAGGCCCAAAAACAAGTGCTGCAAACACTGTAA
- a CDS encoding cyclase family protein → MIINIYHKKEKYQADFTNPIDISIPLRAGASNVNAWYAEPVKIEAVETQHFIGDVNKGGSVNFRNIFFNPHANGTHTECVGHISKENISINKCLKKFHFIALLITITPQELANGDKVITAVQISDAIKDSKPEALIIRTLPNELAKNEKQYSNTNPPYLEAAAAQLIHNKNIEHLLIDLPSVDRESDEGKLAAHHIFWQYPENPQLNRTITELIYVPDTVKDGSYLLNLQIASFENDASPSKPVLYKLN, encoded by the coding sequence ATGATCATTAACATTTACCATAAAAAAGAAAAATACCAGGCCGATTTTACCAATCCAATTGATATTTCTATTCCTTTAAGAGCAGGAGCCTCAAATGTTAACGCCTGGTATGCAGAACCAGTAAAAATAGAAGCTGTAGAAACCCAACATTTCATTGGAGATGTTAATAAGGGGGGATCAGTTAATTTTAGGAATATCTTTTTTAATCCGCATGCAAACGGAACACATACTGAATGCGTGGGTCATATAAGTAAGGAAAACATCAGTATAAATAAATGCCTTAAAAAATTCCATTTTATTGCCTTACTCATAACAATTACCCCTCAGGAGCTTGCCAATGGCGACAAAGTAATTACCGCTGTTCAAATATCAGATGCAATTAAGGACAGTAAGCCCGAAGCGCTTATAATACGCACCCTTCCTAACGAGCTGGCTAAAAATGAAAAACAATATTCCAATACCAATCCCCCTTATTTAGAAGCAGCAGCCGCACAATTAATACACAATAAGAACATTGAACATCTTCTTATTGATTTGCCCTCTGTTGACCGGGAATCTGATGAGGGAAAGCTGGCTGCTCATCATATTTTTTGGCAGTATCCGGAAAATCCCCAACTCAATAGAACAATTACTGAATTAATTTACGTTCCAGATACAGTGAAAGATGGATCTTACTTGTTAAATTTGCAAATTGCAAGTTTTGAGAATGACGCCAGCCCTTCAAAACCTGTATTGTATAAACTAAATTGA
- the hemW gene encoding radical SAM family heme chaperone HemW, whose product MAGLYIHIPFCKQACNYCDFHFSTTLKHKDDFLKALIKEIAMQKLFFGENKNQLNTVYFGGGTPSLLSEHEINSIFDAIENNFTVASNAEITLEANPDDLTREKLRQFNATPINRLSIGIQSFRNDDLKFMNRAHSSQMALTCVKDAIDLGFHNISIDLIYGIPGLSIQNWIENLHQAFAMNVQHISAYCLTVEPKTPLDNFIKKGKISSPDEELAAQHFETMVDEMEQNGFIQYEISNFCKKGYQSRHNSNYWTGEKYLGLGPSAHSFNGEYRQWNINKNGVYIKAINEDKIPFEKEVLTRNKRFNEYVLTSLRTREGADLNVIQNKFGQEYSNHCLKENTKHLSREHTTFLENKICLTQTGKLFADAIASGFFIIED is encoded by the coding sequence ATGGCAGGTTTATATATTCACATTCCCTTTTGCAAACAAGCTTGTAATTATTGCGATTTTCACTTTTCTACCACATTAAAACACAAGGATGATTTTTTGAAAGCTCTCATAAAAGAGATAGCAATGCAGAAGCTTTTCTTTGGGGAAAACAAGAACCAATTGAATACGGTTTATTTTGGGGGAGGTACACCATCTCTTTTATCTGAACACGAAATAAACAGCATCTTTGATGCTATTGAAAATAATTTTACTGTTGCTTCTAATGCAGAAATTACTCTTGAGGCAAATCCTGATGATTTAACAAGGGAAAAGCTCAGGCAATTTAATGCAACACCTATAAATCGTCTTAGTATTGGTATACAATCCTTTAGAAATGATGATTTAAAGTTTATGAACAGGGCCCATTCCTCCCAAATGGCCCTTACTTGTGTAAAAGATGCCATTGATCTTGGTTTTCACAATATCAGTATTGATTTAATTTATGGTATTCCAGGGCTTTCCATACAAAACTGGATTGAAAACCTGCATCAGGCTTTTGCTATGAATGTTCAGCATATTTCTGCTTATTGCCTTACAGTAGAGCCTAAAACCCCTTTGGATAACTTCATTAAAAAGGGAAAAATAAGTAGCCCTGATGAGGAACTAGCTGCCCAGCATTTTGAAACTATGGTTGATGAGATGGAGCAAAATGGCTTTATTCAATATGAAATTTCTAATTTCTGCAAAAAAGGCTATCAATCCAGGCACAATAGCAACTATTGGACAGGAGAAAAATATCTGGGACTTGGGCCATCAGCACATTCTTTTAACGGAGAATACAGGCAATGGAATATCAACAAAAACGGGGTTTATATTAAGGCAATTAATGAGGATAAAATTCCCTTTGAAAAGGAAGTGCTTACCAGGAATAAAAGGTTTAATGAATATGTACTTACCTCCTTAAGAACAAGGGAAGGGGCTGATTTAAATGTAATTCAAAATAAATTTGGACAAGAGTATTCAAATCATTGTTTAAAAGAAAACACTAAGCATTTAAGCCGAGAACATACTACATTTTTAGAAAATAAAATATGCTTAACCCAAACAGGCAAACTATTTGCTGATGCAATAGCATCAGGTTTTTTTATTATTGAAGATTAA
- a CDS encoding HAMP domain-containing histidine kinase has protein sequence MSVYSQKQRWKIVLFISALLIVFISLWYTNKLVEKIAQEERIKVKLWADAIQKKGNLVKYTNDLFNKLKTEERKRMELWADATKMLFTTENDLDRNFYLTIVNSNTTIPVILTDENQNITSWRNLDAIKADNLASLSPIEIKILTNELEKMKESQKPIEIPYYKDQKNYLYYNDSKIFTDLRLVLDDIIKSFISEIVLNSATVPVLYTDSSNTHIIAAGNLDSLQLNDSEYIKKLINQMRAQNQPIEIEFDEGQKNYIFYKESLLLMQLKFYPYIQLAVFAIFLMVAYSLFSTARRSEQNQVWVGMAKETAHQLGTPLSSLIAWMELLKLRGLEDEVTIEIGKDIHRLETITERFSKIGSKPEMQNENVIKVLENSISYLKLRVSNRVEFNLDSPSTQIFVPLNVPLFEWVIENLCKNAIDAMNGKGSIHIDVDENIREITIDITDTGKGISSANLKTVFQPGFTTKKRGWGLGLSLAKRIVEIYHSGRIFVKRTELNKGTTFRIILRK, from the coding sequence ATGAGCGTATATTCACAAAAACAACGTTGGAAAATAGTACTTTTTATTTCAGCACTACTCATAGTGTTTATATCCTTATGGTATACCAATAAATTGGTTGAAAAAATTGCCCAGGAAGAAAGAATAAAGGTAAAACTCTGGGCTGATGCCATCCAGAAAAAAGGGAACCTTGTAAAATATACAAATGATCTATTCAATAAGCTCAAAACAGAGGAACGAAAAAGAATGGAACTCTGGGCAGATGCAACAAAAATGCTTTTTACCACCGAAAATGACCTGGACAGGAATTTCTACCTTACCATTGTAAATAGCAATACCACCATCCCGGTGATTCTCACTGATGAGAATCAAAACATTACAAGCTGGAGAAATCTTGATGCCATTAAAGCCGATAATCTTGCAAGTCTTTCTCCTATTGAAATCAAGATTCTTACCAACGAGCTTGAAAAGATGAAAGAAAGCCAAAAGCCTATAGAAATCCCATATTACAAAGACCAAAAGAATTATTTGTATTACAATGATTCAAAAATATTCACTGATCTTAGGTTGGTTCTCGATGACATTATCAAATCTTTTATTTCTGAAATTGTCCTTAATTCGGCCACTGTTCCGGTTTTGTATACAGATTCATCCAATACACATATAATTGCAGCGGGAAACCTGGATTCCTTGCAATTAAACGATAGTGAATACATCAAGAAACTCATTAATCAAATGAGAGCGCAGAATCAACCCATAGAAATTGAGTTTGATGAGGGTCAAAAAAATTATATATTTTATAAGGAATCCTTGCTTCTTATGCAGCTCAAGTTTTATCCCTACATTCAACTTGCTGTTTTTGCAATTTTTCTCATGGTGGCTTATTCCCTGTTTTCTACAGCCAGAAGGTCTGAACAAAACCAGGTATGGGTAGGTATGGCAAAGGAAACAGCACACCAACTTGGAACACCCCTTTCCTCCCTCATTGCGTGGATGGAATTGTTAAAGTTAAGAGGTCTGGAGGATGAGGTAACCATTGAAATCGGAAAGGATATTCATCGTTTGGAAACCATTACTGAAAGATTTTCTAAAATTGGCTCTAAACCTGAAATGCAAAATGAAAATGTAATTAAAGTTTTGGAGAATTCCATTAGCTATCTGAAATTACGTGTATCAAACAGGGTGGAATTTAACCTTGATTCGCCCTCAACTCAAATTTTTGTTCCCTTAAATGTACCGCTTTTCGAATGGGTTATTGAAAATTTATGTAAAAATGCTATTGATGCCATGAACGGGAAAGGTTCAATTCACATTGATGTGGATGAAAATATAAGGGAAATCACAATAGATATTACCGATACGGGAAAAGGGATTTCAAGTGCCAATTTAAAAACTGTTTTTCAGCCCGGATTTACAACCAAAAAAAGAGGCTGGGGATTAGGACTATCACTTGCCAAAAGGATAGTTGAAATATACCATTCAGGAAGAATATTTGTTAAAAGGACTGAACTTAACAAAGGGACAACCTTTAGGATTATTTTAAGGAAGTAA